One window from the genome of Artemia franciscana unplaced genomic scaffold, ASM3288406v1 Scaffold_674, whole genome shotgun sequence encodes:
- the LOC136043491 gene encoding uncharacterized protein LOC136043491, whose amino-acid sequence MKVVIFAAIVAIVAAQEQYPAYKQEYKYEPRPYNFAWAVKDEPSYNDYAHQQDTDASGKTVGSYRVALPDGRIQTVTYTVDEYSGYVADVQYTGEAKYPEYKPNYPAYKQQ is encoded by the exons aTGAAG GTCGTAATTTTTGCTGCTATCGTTGCTATAGTTGCTGCTCAAGAGCAATACCCAGCATACAAACAGGAGTACAAATACGAACCAAGGCCGTACAACTTCGCCTGGGCCGTAAAAGACGAGCCCTCATACAACGACTATGCACACCAACAAGACACAGACGCCTCAGGAAAAACCGTTGGTTCATACAGAGTGGCTCTTCCTGACGGTAGAATTCAAACTGTAACCTACACCGTTGATGAATATTCTGGATATGTTGCGGATGTCCAATACACTGGTGAAGCTAAATACCCAGAATACAAGCCAAACTACCCCGCATATAAACAACAATAA